From one Candidatus Methylomirabilota bacterium genomic stretch:
- a CDS encoding SDR family oxidoreductase, with protein sequence MELNLKGKSVIVTGGGSNIGRGIALAFAREGAHVTIAEIDAGQGGKVVEEARKAGAASAAVVATDVTKWESVQAMVREVEGRVGQVDVLVNNVGWTLDRLFVEKERAEWEKEVQINLWGVINCTRAVLDGMIARKGGVIVSLGSDAGRMGEFREAVYGACKAGVIALTKSVAREVGRHGIRLNVVCPGMTMPASEEDFGSLSMWAAESNKAWGAPDMQARIAKAYPLRRIGKPEDVAGAVVFLASDAASFITGQTLSVSGGYTMM encoded by the coding sequence ATGGAGCTGAACCTCAAGGGCAAGAGCGTCATCGTCACCGGAGGCGGCTCGAACATCGGGCGGGGCATTGCGCTTGCCTTCGCCCGCGAGGGCGCGCACGTCACGATCGCGGAGATCGACGCGGGGCAGGGCGGGAAGGTGGTCGAGGAAGCGCGCAAGGCGGGAGCGGCGTCGGCTGCCGTGGTGGCGACCGATGTGACCAAGTGGGAGTCCGTCCAGGCCATGGTCCGCGAGGTCGAGGGACGCGTGGGTCAGGTGGACGTGCTCGTGAACAACGTCGGCTGGACCCTCGACCGGCTCTTCGTCGAGAAGGAGCGCGCCGAGTGGGAAAAGGAAGTCCAGATCAACCTCTGGGGCGTGATCAACTGCACGCGCGCCGTCCTCGACGGCATGATCGCGCGCAAGGGCGGCGTCATCGTGAGCCTGGGGTCGGACGCCGGCCGCATGGGCGAGTTCCGCGAGGCCGTCTACGGCGCCTGCAAGGCGGGCGTCATCGCGCTGACCAAGAGCGTCGCGCGCGAGGTCGGACGCCACGGCATCCGGCTCAACGTGGTCTGTCCCGGCATGACCATGCCCGCGTCCGAGGAGGATTTCGGCAGCCTCAGCATGTGGGCGGCGGAGAGCAATAAGGCATGGGGCGCGCCGGACATGCAGGCGCGCATCGCCAAGGCCTACCCGTTGCGGCGCATCGGGAAGCCGGAGGACGTGGCGGGCGCCGTCGTGTTCCTGGCTTCCGACGCCGCGAGCTTCATCACGGGCCAGACCCTGTCCGTGAGCGGCGGCTATACCATGATGTGA
- a CDS encoding Zn-ribbon domain-containing OB-fold protein yields MDLERPLPQPITPEAKPYWEGLREQKLMLPRCRACRRAFFYPRVLCPHCHAADIEWFQASGRGKLHSFEIGYQSFNKAFKVKPPFVLAMIELEEGPRMMSNLVGIEPDPKKIRCDMPVEVVFEKQTDEITLPLFRPAGGAR; encoded by the coding sequence ATGGACCTCGAGCGCCCGCTGCCCCAGCCCATCACGCCCGAAGCCAAGCCCTACTGGGAGGGCCTGCGCGAGCAGAAGCTCATGCTGCCGCGCTGCCGCGCCTGCCGCCGCGCCTTCTTTTACCCGCGCGTGCTTTGCCCGCACTGCCACGCCGCCGACATCGAGTGGTTCCAGGCGAGCGGCCGCGGCAAGCTCCACTCCTTCGAGATCGGCTACCAGTCGTTCAACAAGGCCTTCAAGGTCAAGCCGCCCTTCGTGCTGGCCATGATCGAGCTGGAGGAAGGGCCGCGCATGATGTCGAACCTCGTCGGCATCGAGCCCGATCCGAAGAAGATCCGCTGCGACATGCCGGTCGAGGTGGTCTTCGAGAAGCAGACCGACGAGATCACCCTGCCGCTCTTCCGGCCCGCCGGAGGTGCGCGATGA
- a CDS encoding acyl-CoA dehydrogenase family protein, whose translation MDLSLTPEQEELVRTLRAFARKELAPHSRDWDRSGEFPSKAWRQMGDLGLLGLRIPSAYGGQDSDYMTFGLAMEEIARGDFGCTYALQLAGFAGEIVGANGTEEIKKRWLPPTARGEEVIALALTEPGVGSDAAHLSCRADRDGDGYLITGEKSGISLAMVAQSAVLFARTGAGGGAKGVTAFLVPLDLPGVSRSPLRDMGSHSVVRGVLAFDHVRVPVSHRLGEEGRGFYQIMRGFDYNRVGIALACLGVAQVSLEETMAYVKKRRAFGKPLATFEGVSFRIAEAATHIDACRGLCYRALWLADRGQAHTKESAMTKWWAPKLAVETIHQCLLFHGHYGYTDELPFEQRMRDVIGLEIGDGAAEVMKTIVARELMGPESRPY comes from the coding sequence ATGGACCTGTCGCTGACGCCCGAACAAGAAGAGCTGGTCCGGACCCTCCGCGCGTTTGCCCGTAAAGAGCTGGCGCCGCACTCGCGCGATTGGGACAGGAGCGGCGAATTTCCCTCGAAAGCCTGGCGCCAGATGGGCGACCTCGGGCTCCTCGGGCTTCGCATACCGTCCGCGTACGGCGGGCAGGATTCGGACTACATGACCTTCGGCCTGGCGATGGAGGAGATCGCGCGAGGAGACTTCGGCTGCACCTACGCCCTCCAGCTTGCCGGGTTCGCAGGCGAGATCGTGGGCGCGAACGGGACGGAGGAGATCAAGAAGCGCTGGCTGCCGCCGACGGCGCGCGGCGAGGAGGTCATCGCGCTCGCGCTGACCGAGCCCGGCGTGGGCTCCGACGCCGCGCATCTCTCCTGCCGCGCCGATCGCGACGGCGACGGCTACCTGATCACCGGCGAGAAGTCGGGGATCAGCCTCGCCATGGTCGCCCAGTCGGCGGTGCTGTTCGCGCGCACGGGCGCGGGCGGAGGGGCAAAGGGCGTGACAGCCTTCCTCGTGCCGCTCGACCTGCCCGGCGTCTCGCGCAGCCCGCTCCGCGACATGGGCTCGCACTCGGTCGTCCGCGGCGTCCTCGCCTTCGACCACGTGCGCGTCCCCGTCTCACACCGATTGGGAGAGGAAGGCCGGGGCTTTTACCAGATCATGCGCGGCTTCGACTACAACCGTGTCGGCATCGCGCTCGCGTGCCTGGGGGTCGCCCAAGTCTCGCTGGAAGAGACCATGGCCTACGTCAAGAAGCGCCGGGCCTTCGGCAAGCCGCTCGCGACGTTCGAGGGCGTGTCGTTCAGGATCGCCGAGGCCGCGACCCACATCGACGCCTGCCGCGGCCTCTGCTACCGGGCGCTCTGGCTCGCCGACCGCGGTCAAGCGCACACGAAGGAGTCGGCGATGACGAAGTGGTGGGCGCCGAAGCTGGCCGTCGAGACCATTCACCAGTGCCTCCTCTTCCACGGCCACTACGGCTACACCGACGAGCTGCCCTTCGAGCAGCGCATGCGGGACGTGATCGGCCTCGAGATCGGCGACGGCGCGGCCGAGGTGATGAAGACCATCGTCGCGCGCGAGCTGATGGGGCCCGAGAGCCGGCCCTACTAA
- the fabG gene encoding 3-oxoacyl-ACP reductase FabG: MDQPFSLEGRTAFVTGASRGIGRSIALALGTAGAAVACAARALDQVESAAAEIESEGGRACALRLDVTQGAQITAAVREAEKALGPIDILVNNAGITLEKKTVDVTDEDWDAVLATNLTAMFRCARAVAPGMIARGRGKIINVGSMYGRLGVPRYAAYCASKAAVDGLTRSLAAEWARHGIQVNCLAPGYMNTDIPRAAMAEPESRERLLSKIPARRLGEPAEAAALAVYLASPASDFMTGQTVYLDGGQTIAW; the protein is encoded by the coding sequence GTGGACCAGCCCTTTTCGCTCGAGGGGCGCACCGCCTTCGTCACGGGCGCGAGCCGCGGCATCGGCCGCAGCATTGCCCTCGCGCTGGGCACGGCAGGCGCGGCCGTCGCCTGCGCGGCGCGCGCGCTCGATCAGGTCGAGTCCGCGGCTGCCGAGATCGAATCGGAAGGCGGCAGGGCCTGCGCGCTTCGCCTTGACGTCACACAGGGAGCCCAGATCACGGCGGCGGTGAGGGAAGCCGAGAAAGCCCTCGGCCCCATCGACATCCTCGTCAACAACGCGGGCATCACGCTCGAGAAGAAGACGGTGGATGTCACCGACGAAGACTGGGACGCGGTGCTCGCGACGAACCTCACCGCGATGTTCCGCTGCGCGCGCGCGGTGGCGCCGGGCATGATCGCGCGCGGGCGGGGCAAGATCATCAACGTCGGCTCCATGTACGGCCGCCTCGGCGTGCCGCGCTACGCGGCGTACTGCGCGAGCAAGGCGGCGGTGGATGGACTGACGCGGAGCCTCGCCGCCGAGTGGGCGCGCCACGGCATACAGGTCAACTGCCTGGCGCCCGGGTACATGAACACCGACATCCCGCGCGCGGCCATGGCCGAGCCGGAGAGCCGCGAGCGGCTCCTGTCCAAGATTCCGGCGCGGCGTCTGGGCGAGCCGGCGGAGGCCGCGGCACTGGCCGTGTACCTGGCCTCGCCGGCCTCCGACTTCATGACTGGGCAGACGGTGTATCTCGATGGCGGCCAGACCATCGCATGGTAA
- a CDS encoding enoyl-CoA hydratase/isomerase family protein, with protein sequence MELGTVSYAAKDGIARVVLNRPDQLNAISPSLLEDLDRVCAAVEGDPTVRAVTLTAAGRAFCAGADLKAVRELSPDPEKWARFMRLWHRVFNRLEALPVPVVAGVHGLALAGGLELTLVADLVVADEAARLGDQHANFGLVAGGGGSQRLPRLIGARRAKEMMLLGGWLSAAQALDWGLVNRVAPKGTLGAVVDEMAGALAAGSSSAARTVKALVNRAFDADLAGGLELELSLVAAHMRTAEAAEGLRAFAEKRKPVFHAP encoded by the coding sequence ATGGAACTCGGCACCGTAAGCTACGCCGCGAAGGATGGCATCGCGCGCGTCGTGCTCAATCGCCCGGACCAGCTCAACGCCATCAGCCCGTCCCTGCTGGAGGACCTCGACAGGGTCTGCGCCGCCGTCGAGGGCGACCCGACCGTGCGCGCCGTCACGCTCACCGCCGCCGGGCGCGCCTTCTGCGCCGGCGCGGATCTCAAGGCCGTGCGGGAGCTGTCGCCGGACCCGGAGAAGTGGGCGCGCTTCATGCGGCTCTGGCATCGCGTCTTCAACCGCCTCGAGGCCCTGCCGGTGCCGGTCGTGGCCGGCGTCCACGGCTTGGCACTGGCGGGCGGGCTCGAGCTGACGCTGGTGGCCGACCTTGTCGTAGCCGATGAGGCCGCGCGGCTGGGCGATCAGCACGCCAACTTCGGCCTGGTCGCAGGTGGCGGCGGCAGCCAGCGCCTGCCGAGGCTGATCGGCGCGCGCCGCGCCAAGGAGATGATGCTGCTGGGCGGCTGGCTCAGCGCCGCGCAGGCGCTCGACTGGGGGCTCGTCAACCGCGTCGCGCCCAAAGGCACCCTCGGCGCCGTCGTGGACGAGATGGCGGGCGCGCTCGCGGCCGGCAGCAGCTCTGCCGCGCGCACCGTCAAGGCGCTGGTCAACCGCGCCTTCGACGCCGATCTCGCCGGCGGGCTCGAGCTGGAGCTGTCGCTGGTCGCCGCCCATATGCGCACGGCGGAGGCGGCCGAGGGGCTCCGCGCCTTCGCCGAGAAGCGCAAGCCCGTCTTCCACGCGCCGTAG